The following are from one region of the Leptolyngbya iicbica LK genome:
- a CDS encoding N-acetylmuramoyl-L-alanine amidase — MKSLSLWSVSLGTLSSLAIMPVAIADTNMASDLFIAYPPAAHETVSDRIFLIGTGDPDQPVLVNGAPIEYRSPAGHFAPTVPLEMGENTFTLTQGDDTLTLSITRISATPTVPAGSWFVPESLVPQVDIALPAGERVCFGVQAIADADIAVNWADQVIPLAPPPTAVTLPPNYAVLTSQNEPVPLAATPYEGCTTLPATGEIGPPTYSLATRGQPETVTAPGTIRRLNTTDFQVAEVIVDSGIARTGPSTSYSRITPLPAGTRAAITATEGDWLRLDYGGWIRASETAIAPATAPPRSILRSVTSEQIPGWTEVRFPLQTPVPIVIDQTADTLTLTLHNTTPQTDTIYFDVDPVVQRLDWQPVLPDRAQFRFQFRTEQQWGYKVRYEGTTLVLSLRHPPTLANDSLAGATILLDPGHGSENDLGARGPNGYPEKDVNLVVSKLLRDELEARGATVVMTREGDDDLFPGDRVDIINQVEPTLALSIHYNALPDAGDALNTAGIGMFWYHAQAHDLSEYLHNTLVQDLDRPSYGVYWNNLALTRPTVAPSVLLELGFMINPDEFEWITDPNSQGELAQALADAIAQWLNTNVPPQ; from the coding sequence ATGAAGTCTCTGTCTCTCTGGTCAGTCAGCCTTGGAACGTTGAGTAGTCTAGCCATCATGCCCGTCGCGATCGCCGATACCAACATGGCCTCTGACTTATTCATCGCCTATCCCCCTGCGGCCCATGAAACGGTGAGCGATCGCATTTTCCTCATCGGCACGGGCGATCCCGATCAGCCGGTATTGGTGAATGGTGCACCCATTGAGTACCGCAGTCCCGCTGGGCACTTTGCGCCCACGGTGCCGCTGGAGATGGGCGAAAATACCTTCACTCTGACCCAAGGCGACGACACCCTGACGCTATCGATCACGCGCATCTCGGCCACGCCGACGGTGCCGGCTGGTTCTTGGTTTGTGCCCGAGTCCCTGGTGCCGCAGGTGGATATTGCGCTTCCAGCGGGAGAACGGGTGTGCTTTGGCGTACAGGCGATCGCCGATGCCGACATTGCTGTGAACTGGGCCGATCAGGTGATTCCCCTCGCGCCACCGCCAACCGCCGTGACCCTGCCCCCCAACTACGCTGTGCTCACCTCGCAAAATGAGCCCGTGCCCCTAGCGGCCACCCCTTACGAGGGCTGCACGACTCTGCCAGCGACAGGTGAAATCGGCCCCCCCACCTATTCTTTAGCCACCCGTGGTCAGCCTGAAACGGTTACGGCTCCCGGCACCATTCGCCGCCTCAATACCACCGATTTTCAAGTGGCAGAAGTTATCGTCGATTCCGGCATTGCCAGAACGGGGCCGAGTACCAGCTACTCGCGCATTACGCCGTTGCCGGCAGGCACTCGCGCCGCCATCACCGCCACGGAAGGTGACTGGTTGCGACTCGACTACGGCGGTTGGATTCGCGCCTCAGAAACAGCGATCGCCCCCGCCACCGCGCCCCCCCGCTCCATCTTGCGTAGCGTCACCTCCGAGCAAATCCCCGGCTGGACGGAGGTCCGCTTTCCGCTCCAGACTCCGGTGCCGATCGTGATCGACCAGACTGCCGATACCCTCACTCTGACTCTCCACAACACCACACCGCAAACCGACACCATTTACTTTGATGTGGATCCGGTGGTGCAGCGACTTGACTGGCAGCCGGTGTTACCCGATCGCGCCCAATTCCGTTTTCAGTTTCGCACCGAGCAGCAGTGGGGCTACAAGGTGCGCTACGAGGGCACCACTCTGGTGTTGTCCCTCCGACATCCCCCCACTTTGGCGAACGATTCCCTGGCGGGCGCGACGATCCTGCTCGATCCGGGACACGGCAGCGAGAATGATCTCGGGGCGCGTGGCCCCAATGGCTATCCCGAAAAAGATGTGAATCTAGTGGTCTCGAAGCTGCTGCGGGATGAGCTAGAGGCGCGGGGCGCCACGGTGGTGATGACCCGCGAGGGCGACGATGATTTGTTTCCGGGCGATCGCGTCGATATCATCAATCAAGTCGAGCCCACCCTGGCCCTCAGCATTCATTACAATGCCCTGCCTGATGCGGGGGATGCCCTCAACACCGCTGGCATTGGCATGTTTTGGTACCACGCCCAAGCCCACGATCTGTCCGAATATTTGCACAATACCCTCGTGCAAGACCTCGATCGCCCCTCCTACGGCGTGTATTGGAACAACCTGGCCCTGACCCGACCCACCGTCGCCCCGTCGGTATTGTTGGAATTGGGCTTCATGATCAATCCTGATGAGTTTGAATGGATTACCGATCCCAACTCCCAAGGGGAATTGGCGCAGGCGTTGGCAGATGCGATCGCTCAATGGCTAAATACCAATGTGCCCCCGCAATAA
- a CDS encoding sensor histidine kinase, with translation MEAATNQTRLSDLLMDLDGDFGSYPTGGSWTRGAQARLVAEAEWRAAIAALTRLLPALPRPTQAMADGHHLSGLALSGPVPVLNEADFGPRFESWVVTPQPLAHALQGQHALLPSEGVDLPTASSQNQILPLTLNNPLLAERFCLVASPALSVALVLGEPTGRGPCFQYSFDPATLLALWQQVRQHIAEPAIASLDYLDERFSQAINPPDYRVITRFTQGMMAQLPHRQSATLQANDERGQLRFTHWSDPTSRSGEVLDFPSVLPAMASEPRTDILDHQLDQQIELLQAMAHEIRTPLTTIRTLTRSLLRRKDVTAAAKQRLQRIDAECTQQIDRFNLIFRAVELETTERDRPRSSLTPIALNQIFQDAIPKWQQQAERRNLKLDVHLPPHLPRVTSDPTLLHEVLNGVVEWFTQCLPPQSHVHMGVMLAGHQLKLQFEAEPLAGQCATNADVSFRRPPLKSVGQLLSVVPETGGVSLNLDVTKNLFEFLGGKLILRHRPDQGDVLTAFLPLDTREI, from the coding sequence GTGGAGGCAGCGACTAACCAAACTCGCTTGAGCGACCTATTGATGGATTTGGACGGGGACTTTGGGAGCTATCCGACAGGGGGCTCGTGGACTCGTGGCGCTCAGGCACGGCTGGTGGCTGAGGCTGAATGGCGAGCCGCGATCGCTGCCCTGACTCGGTTATTACCGGCTTTGCCCCGACCGACTCAGGCCATGGCTGACGGGCATCACCTCAGCGGCTTAGCCCTATCGGGGCCGGTCCCGGTTTTGAATGAAGCCGATTTTGGCCCCCGGTTTGAATCTTGGGTCGTGACCCCTCAACCCTTGGCTCATGCTCTGCAAGGTCAGCATGCTTTGCTCCCCAGCGAGGGCGTTGATTTGCCAACGGCATCGTCGCAAAATCAGATTTTGCCTTTGACCCTCAACAATCCGTTATTAGCCGAGCGGTTTTGCTTAGTTGCGAGCCCAGCGCTGAGTGTGGCACTGGTGCTAGGCGAACCGACCGGTCGGGGGCCTTGTTTTCAATATTCATTTGACCCCGCGACGCTGCTGGCCCTGTGGCAACAGGTGCGACAACATATTGCCGAGCCCGCGATCGCCAGTCTGGATTATCTGGATGAGCGATTTTCTCAGGCGATCAATCCCCCAGACTATCGGGTGATTACCCGCTTTACCCAGGGAATGATGGCGCAGCTGCCGCACCGTCAGAGTGCGACCCTGCAAGCCAACGATGAACGAGGACAGCTCCGGTTCACGCACTGGTCAGACCCCACTTCCCGGTCGGGGGAAGTGCTGGATTTCCCATCCGTGCTGCCAGCCATGGCGTCAGAGCCCCGCACAGACATCCTAGATCACCAATTGGATCAGCAAATCGAGCTGCTCCAGGCGATGGCCCATGAGATTCGTACGCCGCTGACGACCATTCGCACCCTGACGCGATCTCTCCTGCGCCGCAAAGACGTTACTGCTGCGGCTAAACAGCGGCTCCAGCGCATCGATGCTGAATGTACGCAGCAAATTGATCGGTTCAATCTGATCTTTCGCGCCGTTGAGTTAGAGACGACGGAACGCGATCGCCCCCGGTCTTCTCTGACCCCCATTGCCCTGAACCAAATCTTTCAAGATGCTATTCCGAAATGGCAGCAGCAGGCCGAGCGTCGTAATCTCAAACTCGACGTGCATCTGCCGCCCCATCTGCCCCGCGTCACGAGTGACCCTACTTTGCTTCACGAAGTGCTAAACGGTGTGGTGGAATGGTTTACCCAATGTCTGCCGCCCCAGAGCCATGTCCACATGGGGGTCATGTTGGCGGGCCATCAGCTCAAGCTGCAGTTCGAGGCTGAGCCGTTGGCAGGGCAATGCGCCACCAACGCCGATGTCAGCTTTCGTCGTCCGCCGTTGAAGTCGGTGGGTCAGCTGCTCAGCGTTGTCCCCGAGACGGGGGGGGTTAGTCTCAACCTGGACGTCACCAAAAACCTGTTTGAGTTTCTCGGTGGCAAGCTGATTTTGCGGCATCGCCCCGATCAGGGCGATGTCTTGACGGCCTTTTTGCCGTTGGATACGCGGGAAATTTAG
- a CDS encoding site-2 protease family protein, translating into MLILLLLLSIFTYYVVKKSVADLTRTPTWMLWLVMMIPAFVLAFWSLSDRADEPFPIAVLLGLFIVCPVLYWFLIQWGRIPQKAGQQTQSAQQSAAEAVRAAAEKAAIPPLEKEEEATIQHCFPWSVFYLQNIEYRPQALICKGQLRSSPTVAYNTVRENIETHFGKRFLVVFQEGLNGKPFFALVPNPERQKSQSSARPEKLARPGLALGLFIATLFTTTAVGAFIAGITEESLQADPRLFWQGLPYAVSLLLILGTHEFGHYMAAQRYKMKATLPYFIPIPFFLGTFGAFIQLRSPVPNRRALFDVGIAGPLAGLVVAVPLLIWGLAHSEVVTMPESASLLNFEALDPGASIALALLSKLALGSQLGMDEAIHLHPVAVSGCLGLVVTALNLMPVGQLDGGHIVHAMYGQRNGAIIGQVCRFLVLGLTFVHSELFIWAILLFFIPAIDEPALNDVSELDDKRDLWGLIALTLLVLIVLPTPGPLKALLF; encoded by the coding sequence ATGCTGATTTTATTGCTGTTACTCAGCATCTTTACTTACTACGTGGTGAAAAAGAGTGTCGCTGACCTGACTCGCACCCCCACGTGGATGCTTTGGCTGGTCATGATGATCCCAGCATTTGTCCTGGCTTTTTGGAGTCTCAGCGATCGCGCCGACGAGCCCTTTCCCATTGCGGTGTTGCTCGGCCTGTTCATCGTCTGCCCAGTGTTGTACTGGTTTCTGATTCAGTGGGGCCGCATTCCGCAAAAGGCCGGTCAGCAGACCCAATCGGCCCAGCAGTCCGCCGCCGAGGCCGTGCGTGCTGCGGCTGAAAAGGCCGCCATTCCCCCCCTAGAGAAAGAAGAAGAAGCCACGATTCAGCACTGCTTCCCCTGGTCAGTCTTCTACTTACAAAACATCGAATATCGTCCTCAAGCGCTCATTTGCAAAGGACAACTGCGCTCTTCGCCCACGGTGGCTTACAACACGGTACGCGAGAATATTGAAACTCATTTTGGCAAGCGCTTTCTGGTCGTCTTTCAAGAGGGGTTGAACGGGAAGCCTTTTTTTGCGCTGGTGCCCAACCCTGAGCGACAAAAGTCACAGTCATCAGCTCGACCCGAGAAGCTCGCCCGACCAGGTCTCGCCTTGGGATTGTTTATTGCCACCTTGTTTACGACCACTGCAGTCGGAGCCTTTATCGCTGGGATTACGGAAGAATCGCTCCAAGCTGATCCGAGGCTGTTCTGGCAAGGGTTGCCTTATGCGGTCTCACTGCTACTGATTTTAGGCACTCACGAATTTGGCCACTACATGGCTGCCCAACGCTACAAGATGAAGGCCACGTTGCCTTATTTCATCCCGATACCGTTTTTCCTCGGTACGTTTGGTGCGTTTATTCAGTTGCGATCGCCCGTACCCAATCGACGCGCGTTATTTGATGTTGGTATTGCGGGACCATTGGCCGGCTTAGTCGTCGCCGTCCCGTTGTTAATCTGGGGTCTGGCCCACTCCGAAGTCGTGACCATGCCGGAGTCTGCCAGTCTACTCAATTTTGAAGCCCTCGATCCGGGCGCCTCTATTGCTTTAGCCCTGTTGAGCAAACTCGCTCTCGGGAGCCAGTTAGGCATGGATGAGGCCATTCATCTTCATCCCGTGGCGGTGTCGGGCTGTTTAGGATTGGTTGTGACCGCGTTAAACTTGATGCCCGTTGGCCAGCTCGACGGTGGCCACATCGTCCATGCCATGTATGGTCAACGCAACGGCGCGATTATTGGTCAGGTTTGCCGTTTTCTTGTCTTGGGGCTGACCTTTGTTCACAGTGAGTTATTTATCTGGGCGATTTTGCTATTCTTTATTCCGGCGATTGATGAACCTGCCCTAAATGACGTGAGTGAGCTCGATGACAAGCGCGATCTCTGGGGACTCATCGCTTTAACCCTCTTGGTGCTGATTGTATTGCCCACGCCAGGTCCATTGAAAGCGCTACTCTTTTAG